DNA from Triticum aestivum cultivar Chinese Spring chromosome 7D, IWGSC CS RefSeq v2.1, whole genome shotgun sequence:
TGCGTGAAGAGAAGACTGAGGCGCGGTCGTCGGCGTTGATGGCGaacagcgccgtcaagctcgacctactccggaccaacgtcgccacgaagaagaggaacaccgacctggctttttTGATGGGCGGGgtggacatgctccagagcaacgacgagcagctcaaggcgtggtacctggcggagcgcggcctcatcctgaaccagctgccGTCGACGGCGTCGCCAACTCCCACGCCCACGCCGACGAcgccgccaagcccgagcgatgatgcctccacgacgcccagcagCACAGAAGCCGCGCCGACACCGCCCAGCACAAAAGCAGCTCCGACATcgccaagcccgcgcacgccgactccgccgacgccggaggccgaTCCCGCCGTTTGATGCGTTGCCCACGCGTCCTTtttttttgtacgccgaacttttCATCCGATCGCCGAACTGTGGCAAGGTGATCGCCGAACTGGGCCGCTGATCGCCGGACTTGTGGCATTTTTTTGTGAGCGGGAATGACCAAATTTGAATTTGCCGCGACTTGGGGGCGGcgcctgggggcgtggctgggagctaggtcgccccagAAGCCAATCTAGCGCCGGTTTGCCCCCAGGCGGCTCTTTTTCGATGCCTTGGGGgcccgaacggctggagatgctctgaagATCCGGAATGCCATTGTTGACGCCCGCCGGGTGCGGCCATCCCGAGTCCTGCTGAGCTTGGGGAGCGCCGGCGAGAAGGAGACTCGCTCGGTGCCGACCTCCCACGTGAAAGACTTTGGCGCTTCGTGCCCTGCGCACCTCCCACGTGAAAGACTCGGAGCTTTGCTACACGTACAGGGTGTTACAGGGATGAGGGGTTTACAGGGTGTTGTGGCGGTTTTTAATTGGTCATTAGTAGAGGCACGGGTCCACCCCCAGTGAAATCAGGAGGGTGTGTTTAGAAAGTTTGAAAGGAGGCCGTAGAAACCTGTAAAAGCCTGTACGTCTAGCATTTTTGCAAATAGGCAGTAGTACTACTCGATGCAATAGTTATTTTCTAATCTAAGGGTCATGTGGGAGACTCGACCGAGGACCAAGCACGACGACCACGAGTCCACGACCAATGAATCTGGCCGGGTTTTCTCTTTTCCCCACGGAAGAGCAAGTGCGCCGCTGGTAGATAAAGGGAGGAGGAAACCACGGGGAAAGAGACTGCTGCTTGGCCGCACATGCATGTAGGATGATTAAAAGCTTTGGACGTAACGAAACCGTCTGTATAAATTATCCTCCCTGCAAGCAAAGCTTGTGCGTACTACTACTAGCCACAGATTCAGCCAACTTTCCATTTCCCCACCCCAAGAATGCTCTCCGGCGTGTTTCTCATAGcagcgctgctgctgctcttctgccCCACACCGACAGCCGGCGATGGTGGGTTTTCAATGTCCTCTCTCGGCTTCAACAGCTCCCAACTGATGGTTTTCACCAGAAATATGCAAAGGTCAGCCCATGAGCTGTTCCTCGACAAAAGTCTCTCTGCGTTGAACAACTCAATGGGGCTCATCGTCTTACCGGTGATGTTCTCCTTCTCCCTAGAATCCACTTCCGTCTACGCAAACTTCACCATGCAAGGCTCTTCCCCTGCCTCCTTCACCGTAGTATTCGCCATGCTTCCGGCAGATGTCCTTAGGAACGTCGGCACGAGGTACATCATCAACGGCGTTGACCAAACTAACAACAATGAGAAGACGATCGGCAGCAACGAGTTTGCTGCCGTCGAGATTGGCACGCTGAGGTCGAGCTTGAGCTTCCCAGGCCAGCCGGGTGTTGGCCTCAATGTCACCGTCACGCCCATCAAGATCCAGAGCCTCGCCGTGAGGGTCGACTACTTCTACTCCAAATCCAGGGCGGCGGTGTACGTTGGCCCCGTCGGCTCCGAACAAGGGCCCGACTTGGTTGCCAGTGGGCCGGTCAATATAAAGAAGATGGAAGAAGTCGATTTCGCCTTCATCGGCTTCTTCAGCGACCGTGTGAGCAACATCTTGAGCAATATCAAACCTTGGGGGCTGAGTGTGCAAAGTGTTCGTCCGAAGCACAAAGGGCCGTCATGGCTGGTCATACTGCTCTCGGTTGTCGGATCAGCGGCTGCCACGGCCATTACTGCTGCTGCTTTCGCGGTCTACTACAGGTCCAAGTACAGGAGGTGGAACAAGGACCTGCAGCGGCTGGCCAGGTCCATGCAGCACCTCCCGGGGATGCCAAGGCACGTCGACTTCGCCGACATCAAGAAGGCCACCAAAAACTTCCATAGCAGCATGCAGCTGGGAGCAGGCGGATTCGGGGCCGTCTACAGATGCAAGCTTCCGGCGGCGCCCGAAGTTGGGGggccggaggtggaggcggccGTCAAGAAGTTCACCCGCAACCACAACGGGTGCTACGATGACTTCATGGAGGAGGTCAGCGTCGTCAA
Protein-coding regions in this window:
- the LOC123170265 gene encoding probable L-type lectin-domain containing receptor kinase S.5 isoform X1 encodes the protein MLSGVFLIAALLLLFCPTPTAGDGGFSMSSLGFNSSQLMVFTRNMQRSAHELFLDKSLSALNNSMGLIVLPVMFSFSLESTSVYANFTMQGSSPASFTVVFAMLPADVLRNVGTRYIINGVDQTNNNEKTIGSNEFAAVEIGTLRSSLSFPGQPGVGLNVTVTPIKIQSLAVRVDYFYSKSRAAVYVGPVGSEQGPDLVASGPVNIKKMEEVDFAFIGFFSDRVSNILSNIKPWGLSVQSVRPKHKGPSWLVILLSVVGSAAATAITAAAFAVYYRSKYRRWNKDLQRLARSMQHLPGMPRHVDFADIKKATKNFHSSMQLGAGGFGAVYRCKLPAAPEVGGPEVEAAVKKFTRNHNGCYDDFMEEVSVVNRLRHRNIAPLVGWSYHSGVPLLIFELMPNGSLDQHLFHPTRARFLQWETRYDIVKDIATGLHYVHHEYEPAVLHRDIKASNVLLDSAFRARLGDFGIARAVGLDRNSVTGFAGTRGYIAPDYACSYKATRETDVYAFGVVVLEIVTGKPALHRDVPSDNIMSDWVWQLHREGELINAVDGVLAAAGFDADDARRLLLLGLACTNPNPADRPSMATVVRVVTKLAPSPDVPLERPTFVWPPQGLCTSTPGSTCGTGTSIFRTVGSSAMVELEQLSEELPIVVFQASAGTTSGQARTSIEVSPAAFLVASVFWFT
- the LOC123170265 gene encoding probable L-type lectin-domain containing receptor kinase S.5 isoform X2, yielding MLSGVFLIAALLLLFCPTPTAGDGGFSMSSLGFNSSQLMVFTRNMQRSAHELFLDKSLSALNNSMGLIVLPVMFSFSLESTSVYANFTMQGSSPASFTVVFAMLPADVLRNVGTRYIINGVDQTNNNEKTIGSNEFAAVEIGTLRSSLSFPGQPGVGLNVTVTPIKIQSLAVRVDYFYSKSRAAVYVGPVGSEQGPDLVASGPVNIKKMEEVDFAFIGFFSDRVSNILSNIKPWGLSVQSVRPKHKGPSWLVILLSVVGSAAATAITAAAFAVYYRSKYRRWNKDLQRLARSMQHLPGMPRHVDFADIKKATKNFHSSMQLGAGGFGAVYRCKLPAAPEVGGPEVEAAVKKFTRNHNGCYDDFMEEVSVVNRLRHRNIAPLVGWSYHSGVPLLIFELMPNGSLDQHLFHPTRARFLQWETRYDIVKDIATGLHYVHHEYEPAVLHRDIKASNVLLDSAFRARLGDFGIARAVGLDRNSVTGFAGTRGYIAPDYACSYKATRETDVYAFGVVVLEIVTGKPALHRDVPSDNIMSDWVWQLHREGELINAVDGVLAAAGFDADDARRLLLLGLACTNPNPADRPSMATVVRVVTKLAPSPDVPLERPTFVWPPQGLCTSTPGSTCGTGTSIFRTVGSSAMVELEQLSEELPIVVFQASAGTTSGQARTSIETAPAQPSRGTTRSS